From Antechinus flavipes isolate AdamAnt ecotype Samford, QLD, Australia chromosome 1, AdamAnt_v2, whole genome shotgun sequence:
CACTATCCCATGTGTTGGGGATATCAGAACAAAATGAAGCAGTTCTGCTCTAAAGGGACTTACATTCTTCCAGGAGATTATACACAAAGATACACTGGTACACATTAATACATAAATGCAAGCCCATTTGATAAAGGAAGGACCATTAATGACTGGGGGTATCAAGAAAGGATCCtccagaaaactgggaaacaatttttacaaccagtgtttctaataaaggcctctttttttcccccctgtttTAGatgagcttttatttatttatttttttggttcttggaaatttttatattttgggggttttttcctattacatttatttttttttaattacaactttttattgacagaacatatgcatgggtaattttttttgcaatattatCCCTtttattcacttctgttctgacttttctcttccctccctccatcccctcccctagatggcaggcagtcttatacatgttaaatatcctagatacaatatatgtgtgcagaaccatacagttctcttgttgcacaagaagaattggattcagaaggtaaaaataacttgggaagaaaaacaaaaatgcaagtagtccacgttcatttcccagtgtttcttctctgggtgtatctgattctgtccatcattgatcaattggaactgaattagatctctttgtcgaagatatctacttccatcagaatacatccttatacagtattgttgttgaggtatataatgatctcttggttctgctcatttcactcagcatcagttcgtggaaattaaagacctcatttctaaaatatattagagaactgaatcaaatttataagaatccaagtcattctccaattgataaatggttaaaggatatgaaccggcaattttcagatgacaaaattaaagctatttgtagtcatatgaaaaaaatggtaaatcactattgattagagaaatgcaaattaaaacaactttgaggtaccaacACATACCTATCAGAATGACtactatgacagaaaaggaaaatgataaatattgtagAGAGTTGTGGGtaaattgaaacactaatgcattgttggtggatttgtgaactgatctaatcaatttggagagcaatttggaactattcccaaaaggctataaaactgcatacctcTTGATCCAACAATATTCATAACTAGCCCCAAAAGATCATCAAAAAGATGAAAGGATCTACCGTGTGcacaaatgtttatagcagctctttgtaatagcaaagaactagaaattgagggaatacccatcatttaggaatggctgaacaaattgtggcatttgaagataatggaatactattattcctaagaaatgatgaacaggcagatttcagaaaaacctggaaagatttacatgaactgatgctgagtgaaatgagcagatccaggagaacattgtacacagtgacaagattatgtgatgatcaactatgataaacttacatcttctcagaaatacagtgattcaagataattccaaaagactcatggaaaatgacatccacatctaaagaaagaactatgaagattgagtACAGatcaaaacttttgttttttctttcttgtgttttttcccttttctgattcttctttcacaagatgactaatgtggaaatatggttaatatgtatacatgtataacctgtatcagattgcttgctatcttggggaggtgggagaggaggaagagagggcaaaatttttttggaatttaaaatcttataaaaataaatgttaaaaactaattttttcatgtgattggATTAGTGGGagtaggggaaggggaggagaagaaaggttTCTCACAGAAggtgagctgaaccttgaagcaAAGTATGGATTCTATGAAACTTGTGGAAAAGCATGGAAGCAGGAGATGGAGGGCTGAGGTCAGAGATGTAGACTTTGTAAAGGAGGGCAGTATAAAATGTTTGAAAAGGAAGTTTAGGGTTTTAGATGCCAACCTgaggaatttgttttttatatttaaggcAATAGGGAACTACTAAAGATTCTTGACCGGGAAAATGACCTAATCAGACTTGTGTTTTATGAGGGTTATTTATATAAACTAATGAGATTAATTGGAAGATGTCCTAGAGGTGAGAAGCAGGAGACAACCATGATAGTGCTCAtttaaatgaagagataaaagaggTGTTAATAGAGGCAGAATCAATAAATCCCATCAACTTATTGGATATAAGAGTAAGAAAGAGTTGGCATTGACTTCTAGATTGTCGACCTTGGTGGAAGGTGAAATCGGAGATGCTCTCAACAGAATTGAAAAATAACAGAGAGAGGATTAAGGGAGACAATTTTAGGTTTGATATGCCTTCAGGAATGAAAATCAGGAGGTGAAGGTTGAACATCTATATATGAGAGAGCATATGACAATCAGTTGCTTACAATTGCTAGTTTAATCCAgttgctgatgaaatcaccaagagaATGGTATGAAAAAAGATGAGAGGCCCAGGCTGGCTTGAGAGCAGCCAGTCAAGGGTCAGGACTTGGCAGACAGTCCAGCAACCAAGACTTAAGAGTAGTTAGACAAATAAGAGAACCAGGATCTATTTGCTAAAAATTAACTGCAGGAGAAAATCTCTAGGAGAAGAGAATTGTAGTAGCTGTTAGTTGTTACAGAGAAGGCAAGGAGGATGAAGCCTGAGAAAAGGCGTCAGATTTAGTGATTAAAATGTCTCTCAGAAGCCACTTGCTGAGAGTTCTTATTGCCCgtgacttttctttctctttccaggcTGGACATTCTACATGAGGTTGCTATGTGGCAGAAGAACTTCAAGAGAATTGTGAGTGTCATTGGGGGTCAGGGTGTCACGGGGCAGGAGTGGGCCCTGGAATaactcccctcttttctttcatccCATCAGAGTTATGCTAAGACCAAGACACGGGCAGAGGTgagaggaggtgggagaaagcCCTGGAGGCAGAAAGGTTCAGGCCGGGCCCGGCACGGGAGCATCCGCTCCCCCATCTGGCGAGGAGGTCAGTCTTGAGGATTTGAGGGACAAAGCACTAAAACATTTTTGGAGCCCTAGTGTCCTGGGGCTCCTATGGGGGTCCTAGCAGGAGTACACTGGGCATTTATCAAACCTTCCCTTgcttcctcttcccccatccccattgCAGGTGGTATTGCCCATGGTCCACGGGGTCCGACTAGCTACTACTATATGTTACCTATGAAGGTTCGAGTGCTGGGCCTCAAGGTGGCCCTGACAGTCAAGCTGATGCAGGTACCAACTATACCCCTCACATGGACAGAGGGAGGTGCACTTATTCCTTGGAAAGGGCTGGAAGCAAGAGCTTTGATGGCTTTTGTCATAAACCAGAATGTCCCATCCATGAGAGGGTCTAGTTATTGAAGGCTGACTTGACTCTAACCTCCCAGGATGATCTTCATGTGGTAGATTCCTTGGAGCTGCCAACCTCAGACCCAAGATATTTATCAGACCTGGTTCGGCACCGGTGTTGGGGTGACTCAGTCCTCCTTGTTGACGTGTGAGTGGTATCTGTGGGTGAGTGGGAATGGTACAGTCTTTCACTGGGCTCAATTTCCCCTACTCCAGAGGGGCTGCCAGTTCATGATTGGGTGGGGGTCAAAAGGAGCTTCCAAGGCCAGGGCTTCTTCATCCTGGACATTGTCTAAGTTGACCTGCTGCTTACCCGACCTTGTGTTCCAGGAATGAGGAGATGCCCCAGAACATTGTTTCCGCTGTATCCAACCTGAAGACCATCAACCTGGTACCAGCAGTTGGTGAGTGATTGGGTCCGAATGGTCCAGCTTGGAGACCCCATTCCTTAGAAGCCTGGTGGTTCGCCTGTGGGATTGGGTTACATCTTAGGAGCACAAGTCCTATGAGATATGTGATTCTGTCTCCAATCTTAGCCTCCCTCTTCCATACCCACAGGCCTCAATGTCCACAGTATGCTGAAGCACCAGACCTTGGTCTTGACTCTCAACACTGTTGCCTTCCTAGAGAAGAAGCTATTATGGCACGATAAGCGCTACACAGCCCTCTACCCATTCCGTCTGCCCTACAGCGACTTCCCTTGACCTCCAGAGTGACTGTGCTTCCCCACTCCTGGCATAGCAAAATAAAGAGTATATTTGTCACTTATTGCTACCTCCTCTCCCAACTTTGATAAACCTGAATTGCTGCATTCTGGCAAGTGTCAGGAAGTTCTGGCTCTGACTCTGTCCAACTTTCTTCTCAAAGTATCTCCCTCATTCTCTTTCCCACCCACCCTTCTCCTTAAGCAGCCTCTGTTTTTTCTCCCAACAAGGATTGGTCAGTGAATCAGGTTGCCTGATGCCTTAGAGGAAATCCTAATTTTCCTTTCCCCTGCAAGCTCAATCCTGCTTcctatttcccaattatataccCCTTAGGGAAGAGGAATTTGCCCTCAAACCCTAAAGGCAGCAGAacatctgtttccttttcttctcttgtccctcctttttcctccctttccttcccaacaGAAAGTTTGCTTCTTGACAAACCAGGCAACCCCACATTTCAGGTGACACCTCTCTCATTTCAGCCCTATCCCCAACAGTTAACAGCAGATGAGATTAGAACTGAGGCTTCTGGGtacttccctccccctcccccctccccatcccttcATTCTTGATTGCAGGCTTCCCCTTGCATTGTCGGGGAAAGGACTATGAAAACCTGAGCAGTCTGAACAGAGAAGTCCAGTCATCCCCATGCAGCCGCATGGGGCCGCTCTTGGCCACAAGTCCCGGGGTTAAGCCTTAGATACCCTTTGTTCAGTTTAGCTTGGGGAAAGTTTCACCTAAAAATAAGCTGTACATTCCCACCCAACCGCTCAGGATTTTCCAGACCCGACAACCTGAGCTTGGGTTTCCCAAATCCCAGAAGACCTTGTGATTTAATTAACTTTCTCATACTTTTCCCTCTCAACATTCCCTCTTCAAAATACCATAGGAGATCTGGCACTGCCAGTCTGGTGAAGTCACCTTTGGACTAGGGTTGAGGAGGGGAAGGAATGAGACTCTCCGATTGGGTTTCTCTGAAACTTGATAAGGGAGAGGCTGTCTCACTTTTCCGGCCCTGGAGGGGTGAGGGAATTGGAATTGGAATAAGATTGTTTGTTCAACTCGGACTGCTACTCCAGGAATGTGAGGGAGGTTGGGGCGGTCCCCTCTTGGGGTCTCCGAGGAAGTGAGGGCTCCGGAGATGAGGACACAGCCCTCCAGTGTCACTGCATTCCCGGCATAggcccccctccccttccctttctgctCGGAGACCTCTTTGCCCTGTGGACACCATGGCAACAACTCAGTGTGGGTCCCACAACAGGaaactgggggaggaggggagactgTAAGGCCCAGCCataaggggaaggggagaacCAGTCTGGCAGACCCTCCATCAGAGAGATAGGAAAGAGGCTCCGGAATCATTTCAtcgagttccccccccccccttcctcagGGTTCCCAATTCTGGAGAGGTGGGTGAGCAGGGACCGGGACTCCGGAGGCACAAGCTCAAGCCATCCTTGAAAGGGCTTCTGAGATAGGGAAGATGGAGCCTAGGCTTCCTGTCCCCTTCCCCACCCACCCTCTCAGCAATGCTGGGTTCCGGCTGCTCCTGTAGTCCGGTCCCGGTTCAGAGCTCCCTGACTGCTTCAGCGGTGAGAGTGCTGGGACGGGCTGCTGTTTGAGTTTCTGCCGAAACCAAGCTCTATCCTGGGTGTCATTGCATTCCCGATGTAGGTCTCCCTCCACGAAGCCCCTGCCTCAGGAACAAAATCCTTCTATCCTTTGCTCCTGGATTTTCCCGACAGGATAGGGGCACATTGCTGTGAGCGTTGAGAGATGGGGAGGAAACATCTCTTCCCTGGCGAAAGGCCTTAGTTATCTGGAGGGGAATCATTCACGGAGCCAGAGATTAATCAGCACGTCCTTGCACAAgtgccttcttcctctttctccgaACCCCACTGTAGCCCCAGTCCGAGGGAAAGGGAAATTTTAGTGCTGGCAATTGTGACCACAGCTTTTAGAACAGACTAGGGTGGCGAGGAGACGGCATGGTGATTCAGCGTCACTCCAGATGTCTCTCTACCCCTCCCACCGCCTCCCGCCCACGGCCATCTCACGAGGCGGGGGCTAACGCCGGGACCGCGCTGTCAGGGGCTCCAGCCTGCGGAAAAGTTCCGCATTCCGAAAGTTGCTTgagggggatggggggggggcgGAGAAGAGCCCTGAGGGCTACACCCTCCCGTTCTTTCACTGGAGTCCGGAGTTCCTGGGTCCCATTCCAATCACCTTCCCCATCCCCTCGCCCTCCGTCCCTTCCACTGCCATCT
This genomic window contains:
- the MRPL4 gene encoding 39S ribosomal protein L4, mitochondrial; amino-acid sequence: MLLIRAALGLRGPGRGLIPTRRALSALTGGDLEVPEHALTTASPTSVGVPLLRRCELPVPVHRSPVQAWVESLRGYEETRLGLADLHPDVFSVAPRLDILHEVAMWQKNFKRISYAKTKTRAEVRGGGRKPWRQKGSGRARHGSIRSPIWRGGGIAHGPRGPTSYYYMLPMKVRVLGLKVALTVKLMQDDLHVVDSLELPTSDPRYLSDLVRHRCWGDSVLLVDVNEEMPQNIVSAVSNLKTINLVPAVGLNVHSMLKHQTLVLTLNTVAFLEKKLLWHDKRYTALYPFRLPYSDFP